Part of the Weissella coleopterorum genome is shown below.
GCGATATGAAACATTAGGAAAGTTAAGACAGGAATTAATAGAAGCTAGATTGCAGAAATTATCGAGCGATGATCAAATCATTATTTCGGTAACTGATCAAAACGTTAATTTTTTAAGAAAAACAGCGTTTATTAAGCAAATGACATTGTCGATTTTTAGAGACAGGCTAAGTTTGGCGCAAAAAGATAGCAAAAGAGTTTCTGATCTGGTGAAGAATGCGCATAACGTTATTGTTGATAGACGAAAAACGTTTGATGATGTGGTTGAGGTATTAGGGCATCAAGATAATATATATCAAATTAGTCCGTATGACACACGCTTTAAGTTAGGGATTAGTAATGAGTTAAAAGAAGAAATTATCTATTTTGATAGTGCAAACATTACCGAACTGACATTCAAGACGGCCATGCAAGAAATGATTGAATTTATCATTAAAGAAAAGGGTATAGATAATTCGAAACGAGAATTCAAAATTATCATTCGGCATTTGAATGGGAGTGAGATCAAGTTAAAAGGCATTGTTGGAGGCATTTTTAATGAAATGTATCCAGATGAGTATGAGTTGATCAGTCAATTATCACCCAAAGCAGGTGAAAACACGTTGGATGAGACAGTTGTTGAGGCTTTAGATGAAAAAGTTCAAGTAATTATGCAGACAATGAATCAGATTGAGTTTTTCACGCTAAATTCAGATGACGAACTTTTTAAAATTTTAGAAGGTGCGCGATTGATTATCGATATGTCAGATGATCCAGACCTATTCACACAAATTGCCGCCATTAGTGCGGGAATTCCACAAATTAATAGTGTTGATAACGAGTATGTATTGGATCAGAAGAATGGTTTGATTTTACCATCGATAACAGAATTGAAGAATGGTCTTTCGTACTATTTAAATGAACTGAAACATTGGCAGGAAGCACAAGTATATGCGGCAAAACAGATCAAAAAATATTCAGGAAATGAATTAAAAAAACAACTATTACAGATAGTAGCAGGTCAAGATAATGGTTAAGAAAATAAAAGTGTTGCAGGTTGGGCCCGAGAATTGGGCGAATACAGTTGACCTGATTAATAGTAGTGAGGAATTGAGCTGGAATTATTTAGATAATGAAGGAATTAGTGAATCAGAACTAAAACAAGTGTTATCTAAAGTTAAAAAGCGGACGTTTAGTGTGGTGGTCTTTTCCGGGATAGTTAAGCAAGAGCTATTCCAAAAACTTGAAAAAGCCGTTGAAGCTTATAGTTTGATAATTGATAAGAAATTACAACAGGATGAGATATTAGCAAGTCAGATTGATGAACTCAAAAAACCATTTTATATGGATTTCATTCAGCCAGAAGAGGTTGTTAGAACGATACGAGAAGATTTTTTTTCAGGTCAAATGGGGTCCAAGTTACATACAACGGCGATGATCGTAAATCCCGAATTTACGGGAGCAAGTCAATTAGAAGGTGAAGCTTACTTAGAACTTGAAGGCGATTTTTCAGAACTATTAGACCAGCAATTGTTAACTTGGCAATATAACGTAGGTATGTATCAACGTTCAAAAAATATGTGGTTAGAGTTTAGTCATTCTGATGATGTGACGATTGAAATGGATGTCGCAAAGATTATTGAAGGAACCGATCAAATCAGTGAAATTCTGACGATGACAGAAAGTGAATTTAGTGAAGGATTTGACATCGATTACGATGGAAAAATAGGTTACATTACGATTTCAATTCGAGCAAAGGGACAGGGAAATTTAAAGATTGGTCCTTTGCATTTTAGAGATACGAGGCATGAATACGGCGAGTTCATCTTAGGTGGTAAAAAGATAAGTGATGTGAATAACCAAGAGCTATTTTATTACTTTAATCCGGGCGATTTAAAGCCACCACTAACCGTATATTTTTCTGGATATCGATCAGCTGAGGGTTTTGAAGGCTTCTTTATGATGAAAAGCCTAGGGAGTCCGTTTCTATTAATAACGGATCCAAGACTTGAAGGTGGATCCTTTTACATGGGGAGTCAAGAATTAGAGGACAAACTAGTGAAGGTCGTTGAAAAAACTTTAGATGAATTACAGTTCCAAAAAGATGAACTGATTTTATCTGGGTTATCAATGGGGACGTATGGATCTTTGTATTATGCGAATCGGCTTAGGCCAAGTTATGTGATTATTGGAAAACCGTTAGCGAGTGTAGGAACGATTGCGACAAATGAAACGTTAATTCGACCAGGTGGATTTCCGACATCGTTTGATATTTTAAATTCCTTGATGGGTGATTTATCACAAAAGAGTGCGGAACAATTAAATAAACGATTTTGGCAGACTTTTGAAGCCGGAGATTACACGAAGACTGAATTTATTATTTCGTATATGAAAAATGATGATTATGACGTGAATGCCTATCCTAAGATAGCGCAGATAATGTCAGAGAAAAAAGGAACTTTGATAGGCAAGGGAATACCCGGACGACATAATGATAATTCGCAAGCGATTAATCAATGGTTTATCAACCAGTATAAAAGAATCTTGAGTGAAAAATATAATAGGGAAGATTAATAAAATGGAGTTTGAAATCAAGTGGGTTCCAGAATTAATGGATTTTTATAAATATGGCTCAAAAATAGCCTTTGACGCTCAAGGAGATGTGCTTTTTATCAATCCGTTGATGCCAGCGGGGACAGAGATTGTCAAATGGCAATCGAATCCATTTTATCAAGGGGCCAGGACCTTACTGCAGTTGCCATTATTAAAGAGAAAGATGGAATATGAACTGGAAGTAGGCTTAGAAAGCATTCCGGCCATGAGTGCATTGGTAATGATTGTATATTTTGATCGGTATGGACATCGAATTGGGTCTAAGATTTTGGACCTTAAAGGGGGTGATATTACTTATCCAGAAAAAGCATATACCTATGAAATCAGAGTAATTAATAAGGGGGCACAGGAGATAAGGTTTGAAAAAATAACGATTAGAACCAAAGAAGAAAAGAAGGAAGACAACACAACGGAGGAAATCCATGGATAAGAAGAAAAAGAAAGGGCTAGTCAAACAGATAACCCGGTTTAAGTTATATAAATCCGGTAAGATGTGGCTAGTCAGTGGAATGACCAATTTTAGTTGGTTAAATTTATCAAAAAAAGATGCGGCGAGTAGTCGAGTAAACGGAGAAATCCAGACAAATAGCTATCAACAGTTGTATGAGACGGCAGATGATGTCCCCAAAGACGTACAACAGAAGTTAAAGTTATTAGCAGGAGTGGCTGCAGGGTTAGGATTTGGGATCAGCCAACAAGGGCATGCGTCGGCGGAAGAAGTAGGTGGAGCGAAGAATGCGGCGACGGAAAAGAAAGTCACGACAGACGCTTTAGTACAAAAGGATAGTGTAGGGATCAAGCTGCAGGGGAGTGAAGCGGACTCTACAACAACATCAACGAGCGAGAAGCAGGCCCAAAAGTCTGAGTCTTTAGATGAAAACAACAACTCAAAAGACACTATGGATACAAGCGAACGGGAAATTCCCAGTAGTGTTTTTGAAGGATATAAATTAGAGAATAAGACTGAAAAGGTAGGTATTAATAGAGGAGAGATACAGATTGAAGTTACTTTTTCATATAATGCCAAGACCGGAAAAGTAACCGTGTATGTAGTAAATGATTCAGATAAAGATAGTATTATTTCTACAGGTTCTCGTAAAATTAATATTAAAATTAATGGTCAGATAGTAAAGACAGTAACTTTAAAAAATAATGGAGGATCTACCTCATTTGAATTAAATCCCGATGAATGGAATTCTGATGATCCAATATGGTTATGGGGACTTGAAGATACAAAAAGTGGTAATAGTGTAGAAGTAGGAACTGGTAATTGGTATTCTGAATCTACTTCAGACTCTGAATCGGTTCATGTATCTGAATCTGAATCTCAATCAGAACATGATCGTCCAGATACCACATCAGAATCACGAAGTACATCAACGTCATTATCGGATTCAAAATCCGCATCCACATCTGTTTCAAAGTCTGATTCGACAGTTGATTCAACGTCAGATAGTGGGTCAAAGTCATTATCAACGAGTTCATCTGAATCACTATCAGATGTAGTTTCAGATTCAAAATCTGCATCGGATTCATTGTCAGATAGTGTGTCAGATTCACAGTCATTAGTAGATTCAAGTAGTGATTCATTATCGCATTCACTTTCAAGTTCAGATTCGATTAGTGATTCAGCGAGTCTATCGGACTTTGTCTCTGTGTCAGATTCAGATTCAACATCACTCTCGAATTCAGGTCGCGAATCAGCGAGCGATTCGGCGAGTGAATCAGTATCAATAAGTGATTCAGGACGGAATTCAGCGAGCGACTCAAGTAGCGAATCAGTATCGATAAGCGATTCTCAACGAGATTCATTAAGCGATTCTGGATCTGTATCAAGCTCAATGAGCGATTCAGATTCGGCATCAATGAGTACATCGGTGAGTGAATCAACATCAATTTCAGATTCAAGTCGGGATTCAAGTAGTGACTCAGCCTCGGATTCATTAGAATCAAATTCACATCGTGATTCGATTAGTGATTCAGCCAGTGATTCGGGTTCAATTTCAGGATCAGAATCAGTGAGTGATTCAATGTCGGCCAGTGAATCAAATAAGAATTCAAGTTCGGATTCGAGTTCAGAGAGTGCTTCGCATAGTCATTCCACTTCAACATCGGATTCAGATGAAGCGTCACGCAGTGAATCAACGAGTGATTCAGCGAGTGACTCAAGTAGTGACTCAAGTAGTGACTCAACTTCTTATTCGGATTCAGGTTCAAATTCGCATTCTAACAGTGATTCAGTATCTGATTCAATTTCAGTATCTGATTCAGGTCGAGAATCAAGTAGTGAATCAGCTTCAACTTCGTTAGAATCAAATTCTGAACGAGATTCAAGTAGTGATTCAGCGAGTGATTCAAGTTCGCAGTCTGCAAGCCAATCAGCGAGTGATTCGACATCTAAGTCTGATTCCAATGACGATTCACGTTCAGAATCGACATCAGCGTCAGATTCAGGCCGAGATTCATTGAGCGATTCATTGTCAGA
Proteins encoded:
- the asp3 gene encoding accessory Sec system protein Asp3, producing the protein MEFEIKWVPELMDFYKYGSKIAFDAQGDVLFINPLMPAGTEIVKWQSNPFYQGARTLLQLPLLKRKMEYELEVGLESIPAMSALVMIVYFDRYGHRIGSKILDLKGGDITYPEKAYTYEIRVINKGAQEIRFEKITIRTKEEKKEDNTTEEIHG
- the asp1 gene encoding accessory Sec system protein Asp1 codes for the protein MITFIPAWRGETTNNVSSDDLIGQIKAFMFSDTEYQILVSNYMPNLRYFLHKYGLLESNYWNLFDELQGFSEVSQRKIEISDLRLDKNLSYFYTPFNILGYRNGKKIVAIRVGDAGQVAEVFHYQNEVLKLVDVYDDRGILSSQKEFTNGQLHVTKYLDKNGIWIFQERAKDGEIQVNVVHPHGLSLKRYETLGKLRQELIEARLQKLSSDDQIIISVTDQNVNFLRKTAFIKQMTLSIFRDRLSLAQKDSKRVSDLVKNAHNVIVDRRKTFDDVVEVLGHQDNIYQISPYDTRFKLGISNELKEEIIYFDSANITELTFKTAMQEMIEFIIKEKGIDNSKREFKIIIRHLNGSEIKLKGIVGGIFNEMYPDEYELISQLSPKAGENTLDETVVEALDEKVQVIMQTMNQIEFFTLNSDDELFKILEGARLIIDMSDDPDLFTQIAAISAGIPQINSVDNEYVLDQKNGLILPSITELKNGLSYYLNELKHWQEAQVYAAKQIKKYSGNELKKQLLQIVAGQDNG
- the asp2 gene encoding accessory Sec system protein Asp2, with the translated sequence MVKKIKVLQVGPENWANTVDLINSSEELSWNYLDNEGISESELKQVLSKVKKRTFSVVVFSGIVKQELFQKLEKAVEAYSLIIDKKLQQDEILASQIDELKKPFYMDFIQPEEVVRTIREDFFSGQMGSKLHTTAMIVNPEFTGASQLEGEAYLELEGDFSELLDQQLLTWQYNVGMYQRSKNMWLEFSHSDDVTIEMDVAKIIEGTDQISEILTMTESEFSEGFDIDYDGKIGYITISIRAKGQGNLKIGPLHFRDTRHEYGEFILGGKKISDVNNQELFYYFNPGDLKPPLTVYFSGYRSAEGFEGFFMMKSLGSPFLLITDPRLEGGSFYMGSQELEDKLVKVVEKTLDELQFQKDELILSGLSMGTYGSLYYANRLRPSYVIIGKPLASVGTIATNETLIRPGGFPTSFDILNSLMGDLSQKSAEQLNKRFWQTFEAGDYTKTEFIISYMKNDDYDVNAYPKIAQIMSEKKGTLIGKGIPGRHNDNSQAINQWFINQYKRILSEKYNRED